Below is a window of Streptomyces sp. NBC_00223 DNA.
TTCTCCGGCGCGGTGTTGGCGCAGCAGGAGGAGTTGGCGACCGAGCCGTCGGGCATCAGGCGCTGGTAGTAGCCGGGCACGATCTTGTCGAGCACCGAGGTGTCGGCCTGCCCGGCGGCGGAGGTGTGGTTGTAGACGACGTCCATCACGACCCGCAGCCCGGCGCCGTTGAGCCCCTGGACCATCTGGCGGAACTGGGTGGTGCGCGCGGTCCCGTCGGGGTCGGTGGCGTAGGAGCCCTCGGGCACGGTGAAGTGGAAGGGGTCGTAACCCCAGTTGTACGCGTCGGTGGCCTGCTGCGCGGTGACGCACGCCTGCTGCCGGTCGCTGTCCGGGGCGTACGACGCCAGGTCGCAGGCCGGGGTGGTCCGGTTCGCGGCCTTCTCGGGCACGGTCGCGAAGTCGAACGCGGGCAGCAGATGGACGTAGTTGATGCCCGCCTTCGCCAGATCCTTCAGGTGGGTCATGCCCGCGGAACCGGTGTCGGTGAAGGCGGTGTACTTGCCGCGGTCCTTGGCCGGCACGGTGGTGTCGGCGACGGAGAAGTCCCGGATGTGCAGTTCCTGGATCTCGGCCCGGCTCATCGGCACGGCCGCGGGCTTCTTCTCCCCCGCCCACCCCTTGGGCGCGAGCTTCGGGTCGTCCAGGTCCACCAGCAGGCTCTTCGCGGAGTCGGCGGTGAGGGCGACGGAGTACGGGTCGGTGACCTTGTTCACGACGAGCCGGCGCACGCTGGGCGCCCAGACGGTCACGTCGTAGAGGTACGGCTGCCCGGTCCACGACCGGCTGCCGGTCACCGACCAGACACCGCTGCCCGCGTCCCGCTTCATGGCCACGGTACGGCCGCCGATCTCGACGGCCACCTTGTGGGCGGTGGGCGCCCACAGCGACAGACTCGGGGTGCCGTGGCTGAACACCGGCCCGAGGACGGCCTTCTGCGCCGCCTTGGCGTAGAGGTCGTCGAGGACGCCCTGCGTCTGAACGCCGGTGGCGGCCAACAGGGCGCCGGTCGCCGCGCGTTGGGTGGCGACGATCTGGCCGCTGAGGGCGTCGCGGACCCGGCCCCGGTCGCGGGGGTCGACGCTGTAGGCGGAATAGCCCTTGAGCTGGGGGAACTTGGCGAGCTGGGCAGCGGTGGGGCCGCCTGTGACCTTGGTCAGCCGCAGCCAGTGGCCCGCGCCGGACAGGGCGCCGTCCTCGACGGCGAGGCCGCCGTCGGGCGCGTACACCAACTGCTGTGACGCGGCCGCGCTGGTGGTCTGCCAGGCGACGGTGTCCTTGTCGATCCACTGCGCCTCGGCCGTGCTCAGGTCCAGGTCGGCGCCGCTGCCCTTGGGCTGCGGCAGCAGGTGGTTCGCGGCGCCGTCGAGCAGCCAGACCTCGTGGCCGTTCGCGGTCAGGTCGAGGGACTGGTCGCTGGGCAGGTCCTTGGTGTCGCCGTTGTGGAGGATGTAGCTGAGCGAGGTGGCGCCGGCGGCGAGCGGGACCTCGTACACCGCGCCGTAGGAGTCGATCCGCGACGGCTGGACGGGGGCGGTCCAGTCGGTGGGGTTCGCGGCGCCGTTCCAGACGTGCAGACCCCAGCCGGTGTACTGGCCGTCGGCGCGGTGGTAGTGCACAACGGCCTTCGTGGTGTCCTGGGGCGGGTAGGCGCCGTCGGGCGCGGCGGTGGCGACGTCCGGGCTGCCCTGTGTGATCCAGACCTCGCCGCTGATGGTGAGGTCGATCGCGCGGTCGCCTTCGGTGTCCTTGACGCCGTTCTTGTCGACCACGAGGAAGCCGACGCTCGACGCGCCGGGCCTGAGCTTCACGTAGGCGAAGGCGCCGTACGCGTCGCGGCCGGTGAAGGGGTGGCCGGCGGGGTAGGTGGTGGCCTCGCCGTCGGCGATGTCACCCCAGGTGTACAGCCCCCAGTCGGCGTAGTTCCCGTCCGTGCGCCGGTAGTGCACGATCGCGTAGTCGTGGCTGATCGCGGTCGGCGGCGCGGTGACCGGCGGGGTCCCGGTGGTCGTGGCGGCGGCGTCCGACGCCGTACGGCCGGCCGAGTCGATCACGACGGCCTTGTAGCGCACGGGAGTTCCGGCCGGGGTCTTCGCGGCCAGGGCCTGGGTGACCTCGTAGGGCGCGTGGTCGGCGGAACCGAGCACCTGCCAGGGGGCGTTGCCGACCTGCGCGGCGAACACCACGCGGTTCAGGCCGCCTCCGGTGACGTCGGCGGAGATCTCGACGGTGCCGGTGGCTCCGGCGCCGGGCGCGGTCAGGGCGATCACGGGCTTGGCGCCGGCCTTGGGCAGCGGCTTCGCGGCCCGGTAGACGACGGAGGAGAGCGCGGGGACGGTGACCGTCACGGTGGCCCGGTCGCCGGAGGCGGTGACGCTGCCCGTGGCGCCGTAGATCCCCCGGTAGGCGGCGCCCTTGGCGTTGCCGGTCGGAAGGGTCACGGTCCGCGCGGCCGTCGCGTTGTTGACGGCCACCAGGTAGTCGTCGCGGCTCCCGGCGTCGGTGCGGGAGTAGGCGTAGACGCCCGGGCCGGTGCCGGTGTCGGCGTACCGCTGGGTCTGCACGCCGTCGCGCAGCGCCGGGTGGTCCTTGGTGAGCTTCGACAGGGCGGCGATGGCGCGGTAGAGCGGGTGCGTCGGGTCGTACGCGTCACTGGCGGCGGTGCGGTCGGTGCCGATCTCGTCGTCGTCCAGGTAGTCGGCGACCTGGGAGGCGAACATCGTCTGCCGGGCGTCCTTGTCGCCGCCGGGGGCGCCGGTGAAGCCCTGCTCGTCGCCGTAGTAGACCACCGGGTTGCCGCGGCCGAGGAACATCAGCTCGTTGGCGAGCCTGTCGCGCCCGAGCAGTTCGGCGTCGTCCGCCCCGGGGTTGTCCTGCGCGAGGAAGCTGCCGATGCGGCCCATGTCGTGGTTGCCGAGGAAGGTGACCTCCTCGTACGCGTTGGCCTTGTCGGTGGTGTAGCGGTAGTCCTGCGCGTAGACATGGGCGAGCTTGCTCGGCGGGGCGCCCTGCGAGGCGTAGGAGCGGGCCGCGTCCTGGAACGGGAAGTCGAGCGTCGCGTCGAGCCGCCCCTGCGTGACGTACGGCGAGGTGACGGCCGGGTCGGCGTCGTAGGTCTCGCCGAACATGAAGAAGTTCTTCCGGCCGTGCTGTGCGGCGTACGTGTCGAGGGCGGTGGCCCACTGGGTCCAGAACGGCAGGTCGACGTTCTTCACGGTGTCGATCCGGAAGCCGTCGATCGCGTAGTCCCCGACCCACTTCTCGTAGATCTTCTCCATGCCCCGGACGACCTCGGGGCGCTGCGTCCACAGGTCGTCCAGGCCGGTGAAGTCGCCCTGGTCCGCGCTCTCCCCGGCGAAGGTCGAGTCGCCGCGGTTGTGGTACATCGTCGGGTCGTTGAGCCAGGCCGGGACCTTGGCGTTCTTCTGGTCCGCGGCGACCGTCGGCGTGCGCGGGAAGGAGGAGGCGTCGACCTTCGGGAACGTCCGCCCGCCGTCGGCGTAGTCGTCGTCGTTGAACGGCGTGCCGTCCGTGGACAGATAGGGGAAGGCGCCCTTGGACAGGTAGGTGTAGGCGTTGTCGGTGTTGCCGATGACGTCCGCGGTGTGGTTGGTGATGACGTCGAAGAAGATCTTCATGCCCTTGGCGTGGGCGGCCGATATCAGCTTCTTCAGATCGGCGTTGGTGCCGAAGTGCGGGTCGACCTGGGTGAAGTCGGTGATCCAGTAACCGTGGTAGCCGGCGCTCGCGTCCTTGCCGGTGCCCTGGACGGGCCGGTTCTTGAAGATCGGCGCCATCCAGATCGCGGTGGTGCCCAGGCCCTTGATGTAATCGAGCTTCCGCGTCAGGCCCTTGAGGTCGCCGCCCTGGTAGAAGCCCTTGTCCGTGGGGTCGTAGCCGGTGGTGAGCCGGGTGCCGGTCAGGCCGCCCCTGTCGTTGGCCCGGTCCCCGTCGGCGAACCGGTCGGGCATCACGAAGTAGAACTGCTCACGGGTGGCGTCGTGCCGCGCGGCCTGCCCGGCGAGCGCGCTGTCCGACGGCGGTGACGGCGGTTTCGGCGTGGTGTGCGCCTGGGCGGAGGCGGTCGGCACGGCCAGGGCCGCGAGTGCGGCGAAGGCGGTGGCGGCGGCGATACGTCTGACGCGCGTCCGCGTTCTCGACGCGGGCAGCCTGAACTGCTGGGCCACGGGCAGGGCTCCTTGCGTTCTCCGTCCACGGGACGGACGTATGAGGGAGTGCGCTCGCGGCCGGAACCCACGCGCATGAGCCGGTCGCACGTCCGGCGCGGTGGCCGGACCTGTGGCGGGACGCTATCCCTCCGGAGAGGATTTCAGCAAGACGCTGTAAAGAATTCCAGCGGGAGTTGCCGGAAGGGACGCCAAGGGTCCTGGTCAGGCCCCGTAGACCGTACGGACGTTGGGGCGCGGCGCGGGGTGGTGGTGCGCCGCGGGGCCGGCGGCGAAGGCGCGCAGGACGTTCTCGGTGGCCCGGGTGACGAAGGCGCCGGTACGGGCGTCCATGCCGTGGTCGCGGCCGTCGTCACGGGTGCCCGCCATCAGCCCCTCGACCCACCGCATCGTCCCGGACGCGAAGACACCCGCGCCGCTCGGCACCGTGTAGTACGCCGAATCCGCGTGGCTGCGGCGCCCGTTGCACACCAGCGGCGAGTGGGCGACGATCTCCAGCTTCTCCGAGGGCGCGTGGTAGCCGGGGTCGACCCGGTCGTACTCCACCCCGACCAGATGGTCGAAGGACTCGCCCGGCCGGACCCCGGTGCCTTCGAAGATCCAGTGGTCCGCGCTGTGCACGACGTAGGGGGCGTCGGTGGGGAAGCCCTCGTAGATCACGCCGGTCAGGGTGGACTCCGGGTCGGCGCCGGGGCGGACCCGGAAGTCGGTGGTGGCCATGGTGGGGTGGTGGGCGAGATACGGGTCGTCGGACCAGTCGGTCTTGTAGCAGACGACCGTACGGACGCCCCCGCCGTCCGGCCCGGGTTCGAGGCGGACCCGGCGGAAGCAGGTGTTGGCGCCGAGGAAGGCCAGATTGGTCCCGGCGTCGCGTGCCGCGGTGACATGCCGCCGCTGCTCGGGCGTCCAGTACTCGTCGTGCCCGAGTGCGACCGCCGTGGTGGCGCCGCGCAGCACGGAGGGGTCGAGGTGGACGTCGACGCCGGTCGTGTACGCCAGCGGGATGCCGAGGCGTTCGGCGAGCACCACCGCGGCCCGCTCGTAGACCATGAACTTCTCCGCGCCGTTCCTGTCGTACGGCCGGTCGAAGCCGACGCTCAGCGAGCGGACCGAGTACCGGCCGTCGCGGCCCTGGTAGAGGCTGTAACCGCCCCACTGGTTGTACGCCTGCCAGGTCGCGGGGGCGTGCATCAGCAGCGTGCGGCCGTGGGCGGCCGCCGAGCGGACGACCATCGGGACGTACCGCTGGTGGCCGCTGTCCGCGTCGAGCCGCAGCAGGTACGCGCCCTCCGGCCAGCCCTCGGTGCGGACCTCCAGGCTGCGGTCCCAGCCGGCCCGGACGGTACGGGTGTCGGCGGTCGGCCGCCCGCGGCGCTGTGTCCGGCCGGGCACCCGGTCCGAGGCCCAGACCAGCCGGGCCTGCGCGCCGCCGTACCAGCCGATCCGGAAGGCGGAGACCCGGAAGCCGGGCGCGGTGGTCGACACGTGGAGCCCGAAGGTCTCGCCCGGC
It encodes the following:
- a CDS encoding N,N-dimethylformamidase beta subunit family domain-containing protein translates to MDEDAALRDHQEAGGEALDRRHFLGAVAAGAAGVAAGAVAGCDPGGHGAKPGTAPHRTPAEQQRPGDADWHIRSLGPADAVEGYTDRVSVLPGETFGLHVSTTAPGFRVSAFRIGWYGGAQARLVWASDRVPGRTQRRGRPTADTRTVRAGWDRSLEVRTEGWPEGAYLLRLDADSGHQRYVPMVVRSAAAHGRTLLMHAPATWQAYNQWGGYSLYQGRDGRYSVRSLSVGFDRPYDRNGAEKFMVYERAAVVLAERLGIPLAYTTGVDVHLDPSVLRGATTAVALGHDEYWTPEQRRHVTAARDAGTNLAFLGANTCFRRVRLEPGPDGGGVRTVVCYKTDWSDDPYLAHHPTMATTDFRVRPGADPESTLTGVIYEGFPTDAPYVVHSADHWIFEGTGVRPGESFDHLVGVEYDRVDPGYHAPSEKLEIVAHSPLVCNGRRSHADSAYYTVPSGAGVFASGTMRWVEGLMAGTRDDGRDHGMDARTGAFVTRATENVLRAFAAGPAAHHHPAPRPNVRTVYGA
- the pulA gene encoding pullulanase-type alpha-1,6-glucosidase — encoded protein: MAQQFRLPASRTRTRVRRIAAATAFAALAALAVPTASAQAHTTPKPPSPPSDSALAGQAARHDATREQFYFVMPDRFADGDRANDRGGLTGTRLTTGYDPTDKGFYQGGDLKGLTRKLDYIKGLGTTAIWMAPIFKNRPVQGTGKDASAGYHGYWITDFTQVDPHFGTNADLKKLISAAHAKGMKIFFDVITNHTADVIGNTDNAYTYLSKGAFPYLSTDGTPFNDDDYADGGRTFPKVDASSFPRTPTVAADQKNAKVPAWLNDPTMYHNRGDSTFAGESADQGDFTGLDDLWTQRPEVVRGMEKIYEKWVGDYAIDGFRIDTVKNVDLPFWTQWATALDTYAAQHGRKNFFMFGETYDADPAVTSPYVTQGRLDATLDFPFQDAARSYASQGAPPSKLAHVYAQDYRYTTDKANAYEEVTFLGNHDMGRIGSFLAQDNPGADDAELLGRDRLANELMFLGRGNPVVYYGDEQGFTGAPGGDKDARQTMFASQVADYLDDDEIGTDRTAASDAYDPTHPLYRAIAALSKLTKDHPALRDGVQTQRYADTGTGPGVYAYSRTDAGSRDDYLVAVNNATAARTVTLPTGNAKGAAYRGIYGATGSVTASGDRATVTVTVPALSSVVYRAAKPLPKAGAKPVIALTAPGAGATGTVEISADVTGGGLNRVVFAAQVGNAPWQVLGSADHAPYEVTQALAAKTPAGTPVRYKAVVIDSAGRTASDAAATTTGTPPVTAPPTAISHDYAIVHYRRTDGNYADWGLYTWGDIADGEATTYPAGHPFTGRDAYGAFAYVKLRPGASSVGFLVVDKNGVKDTEGDRAIDLTISGEVWITQGSPDVATAAPDGAYPPQDTTKAVVHYHRADGQYTGWGLHVWNGAANPTDWTAPVQPSRIDSYGAVYEVPLAAGATSLSYILHNGDTKDLPSDQSLDLTANGHEVWLLDGAANHLLPQPKGSGADLDLSTAEAQWIDKDTVAWQTTSAAASQQLVYAPDGGLAVEDGALSGAGHWLRLTKVTGGPTAAQLAKFPQLKGYSAYSVDPRDRGRVRDALSGQIVATQRAATGALLAATGVQTQGVLDDLYAKAAQKAVLGPVFSHGTPSLSLWAPTAHKVAVEIGGRTVAMKRDAGSGVWSVTGSRSWTGQPYLYDVTVWAPSVRRLVVNKVTDPYSVALTADSAKSLLVDLDDPKLAPKGWAGEKKPAAVPMSRAEIQELHIRDFSVADTTVPAKDRGKYTAFTDTGSAGMTHLKDLAKAGINYVHLLPAFDFATVPEKAANRTTPACDLASYAPDSDRQQACVTAQQATDAYNWGYDPFHFTVPEGSYATDPDGTARTTQFRQMVQGLNGAGLRVVMDVVYNHTSAAGQADTSVLDKIVPGYYQRLMPDGSVANSSCCANTAPENAMMGKLVVDSIVTWAKEYKVDGFRFDLMGHHPKANILAVRKALDALTPAKDGVDGKKIILYGEGWNFGEVADNAHFVQATQANMAGTGIATFSDRARDAVRGGSPFDADPGVQGFASGLATDPNSSTANGTAAEQKARLLHYQDLIKVGLTGNLKEFGFTDSAGRKVTGAEIDYNGAPAGYADAPGDALAYVDAHDNESLYDALAYKLPAGTSAADRARMQVLAEATAALSQGPALYQAGSDLLRSKSLDRNSFDSGDWFNAIHWSCAQGNGFGRGLPQAADNQDKWPYARPLLTNPALTPGCARINAASAAYQDLLRIRTAEPAFHLGTAAQVRRELSFPLSGTGETPGVITLKTGDLVVVFNATPDTRKQRVGSLAGARYALHPVQARGADPVVRSAAFAPSTGTFTVPPRTVAVFRAAG